Part of the Lotus japonicus ecotype B-129 chromosome 6, LjGifu_v1.2 genome, caaaaaaaaatattactaactTTTTAAAAATTGCTCATAACTCACATTTCCTCTAATTTATTTGCTTCTagtataaaaagtaaaaaacgtCAAAACACAGAGTGTCATCTTAGCTTTGGTGGTGGACGGTGGTGTCTCACCTCCGCAGACTCTGAACTTGATTTCGATTTCGCTTCATAACCAATCAATCAATCACTATTAGGTAACGAACCATCATCCCAATTCCTTATTCTTCTCGTGTAGCTCTATCGTTAGAATTAGATCAAATGTTTTGTCATTGATTTTCTGCCTACAAACTGTTCGATAAAATGTCTTGGGATTTTGTTTCTCAGGGAAACAAGGTCTTCAGTTCTGAAAATGCCTTCCCTTCAAACTGCACTGCCTCCTGAGCTCGCCAACAATGCCATTAGGGTCAGATATCAGatagtttattttctttttcctcttcaattaCTTTGTGAAAAATAAGGGATCTCTTTTTTACTGTTATGTGGGTTTTGGTTTCAGCTTTACCGGGAATGTCTGCGAAGAGCTAAATATATCGGTCAACGGGTATGTCATGATTTCGATAGAATATGTGTGAAAAATCTGTAAATGGGGTTTGTTCTTGAGGCATGTCCATGTTATCACATTTTGATGTTGAAATTTAGTTCATGTGTTTAACATACTCAAATCCTCTGAGCACACAGCATCATTTACTTTTAGACCTTTTTGGTTAGAAGAGAGAAAGGAATAGATTTTAATGTAGGGGAGGAGAGGGAACATGAAATTTGCTTACTCGGGTTGGTTGAAGAGAAATGGAGGGGAGGGGGCATAAAATTGAGTTGAATTGACATGAAAAAGCTTCATAACTGAGGTTTACACAATATGAAAGAGAAGAAGCTCAAAGAGGTGAAGCATGTAACAATTGATTGCTAGAGATAGCATATGTAAGAACAAGGTTGTCTGAATCACACATGAGGGTGATTTTACCATCTCCTAGGTGGACCTGTAGAATTTTAGATAAATGGGTAAGGAATTTCatatcttttttctttattttgtatTATTAATCTTATTGGTCCATTAGGGTGGGATAAAATCACCCTCATGGgtaatttagacaaccccatgtAAGAACAGTTGTcaaaattaataagaaaaaaagaGGGGGGACAGTTTAGTTTGCAAAATTTTAAGTCATTTTCCCTCCCCTTCAAATCCTCCCTATATTGGAGGGGAGGCAAAAGTTGGAGAAGGCAGAAATTTGTTCCctcactttctctcttctcaACCCTAAACTTCTAAACCAGACATGAGATTTGTATTCAAATCCCTCCCCCTCCCTACATTCACTTCCAACCAAATAGTTAGTTAAACTACTGTCCTTTTTCATGCTTGTTACACTCTTAACCTATGATCATGGTATGCTTTTTCATTTGAGTTATGCCCTTCCACAGCTACTGATGCACTCCTTTTACTGGAGCACTGTACTTGAACCGAATATCTAATCTACGTGTGTGATAAAATTAAGATGCGTGACACTTCATTGCTCTGCAGAATTATAACACGGAGCTTCTTGTTGACATGGTGAGACAACAGTTTAAGAAAAACATACATGAGACAGATCCTGAAAAGATTCAAAAGTTCAAGGACGAGTAAGCTTTGCTCTAGTATCTTGCAGTTATATTGAGCTTGTTTCTAGATTCCTAgtctgttcccatttctgctttgGTTCCCTTTCCTCTTTAACTGATGCAACAATACATTTCTGATGTCTCAGTGTACAAAACCGTGGTCATGTGTGTGGGAAATCTACATTTCATTACTTATACATAGGCTGCTTATTCTGAGCACAAATCAatacttctcttttcttttttctggttttgtagTGCTGCAAGGGGACTTATCAATCACATACTGTATGAGTCAGAGACGATGTCCGGCCGTAAATTTAGCAAGAGTCCTCCTAAAAGAGCCTAGCTTGCTTTATCCCAAATGATTCAGCTTGTCCATCAGTGCTGGTTTTGGCATATCAACCATATAGAAAAGACATTCCAAGGTTTTTATGATGGTTATGTTAActgttgaaataaaaaaatggtaGGAAATAGCAGGATGACTTTTTCTCTGTCCTCTTCCATATCAAGAATGCTCAAGTCTCTCAAAACTACTTCCCAGTTTCTACTATTAACTCATGGTTTGGCAGATAATCATTTCCAGAACTCTGCCAGATTTTGTGTTTCATACATTATGCGATGAACGACGCCAAAGTCCAAGTATAAGCCAAGAAGTTGTAGCATAATTATGTTCTTAATTTCCACATGCATTATTATATCACTTAAATTCATGACTTCTAAGGGATTGTCATTTGTTACTTGTGGGCTTGTGATTGTTGGATTGTTCCGAAGGTGAGTAAAAAAGTTTTCCTCGGTTAGAATTTTAGATTCGTTAGAAGGAGTATTCATTTTGGCACCAACAGTCTAGTGGTACATCCTAATAAACTTTTCTTTTAACAAAAAAAGGGGTAATCCTTTAACATTCAAACCAAGTCAAGCTACTGGACCTGAGGGGAACTGGTTTGGACAAGTGGTTTATAAAGTCATACAACATTCACCTACTGTAATTACAGGGCTGGTGCTGAGGATAAAAGTGTTGCTCTTGACACCGTGAGAAACTCTCCACGCCTTTCAAATTTTCTTAGAAAGCTGTTGGGAGGTGTGTGGAGAGTTTCTCACGATGTCAAGAGCAATGGCGTCTTCTACTATTCCCCTTCAAAACGATGGGCTGGGCATCCTTTACATTATTAACTTTGGTATGATGTTAGGAAAAATTATATTTGCAAGATCCACAAGTTTTAGGTTAACCTTATTTATGTTAGGTTGATGGTGGTCTAGTTCTTTTTGTTAGAATGAACCTCTTAGCTCGTTAGTTATTCAAGGTTTCCTAAAGTCTTATTTTTCAGGCAGTGCCACTATTCTTTTACATAAATGATTGTACTTAGTTCTTCAATCTGAATTGAAGGATGACAGATTGTGGTGATATTTATCCACAAAAAAAAAGCTAGTTCTTCATATGCTGTGTTTGTATTTAAGTTGGCTTTCAATTGAAAGTCTATTCAATTGGAAAGTGGTATTTAATATTTATCATTCCGAGACCATGGAAAGGGCTGCCAACTGAAATACAAACAACCACTATAAGGCTCTCTTTGTTTTCACCTTCGATAATAGAGGAGAAACAATGCTTTTACCTTGGATTCAACTGAAATGCCAACGGACGTTAACAACTCTTTATAAATGAAAGTGATTTCACTTTAACTCAACTAGTAAACACCACTCGATGCCTCCACAATTGCATTCACAAACAAATCATAGACTTTAATCATCTCTACAAtttggtatttaaaaaaatatatgtatacAAGCGACAGAACTCTTGCTACAAATTCCCTACACTAAATAATTTATATCGCTACAATTGCCATTCTCAAGAATCAGATGTTAAAATAAGCAAGGGGCATGCCACCTTTTGCTGGCAATCCTTGAATTGTAGGCATTAGTATCAACAAAAAAATGTGTAGTCTTTATCCACTCTTTCTCAAATTCGATGGCTTAGCTTCTCCAGGGCTAAATGGTCCTCTCCCAACACCTCGAGGGCTATGATTTTCTCTGAGTTGGTTTACCCTAGGGCTGTATACTTTATCTGAGAACCTTGGACTTTGAATACCTGTCAACTCTTTGGATGGAGTTCCAGGGGAGCTCACCACCTTCAGACTGCAAACACGTCTAAACTCACCCCGGCTTCGAGTAATCATTCCATCTAGAATCTCTCCATCATCTGCAAATGAAGCTGTCCTGCTCAAGTTACCTTCCTGCATAAATAGAACAAACATGGAAGACAGTAGCATAAGAAGCTGATTGACCTCAAAGAAGTTATGGGGCAAAAGCATGAAAAATGAAATAGCCCAGTACAGATAATTTTCCAAAGAGATCTAAATCACTACTTGCTACTGTTGATATCAGTATCATATAGGTTTTATGCAATGCCATGCCATAATGGTATAAATAGTTTGAATGTATTCAACCATTTCTTTCTGCGAAGAGAAAAAATACCCCTAATGTGTAGCGAAAAAAAAAGGTGATTATGGCTCTGGTATTGACAACTTACAGTAGCTAGTTCAAATGGTAAAGCAGGTACTTCTTCATATTCTGCAGCATCTAAATCCTGAAGGTGTGCCCCTTTGAAGAACTTGGGCAAAATGTATTGTCTTACAGGAACCAGAAGCATGATCAT contains:
- the LOC130722361 gene encoding uncharacterized protein LOC130722361 is translated as MPSLQTALPPELANNAIRLYRECLRRAKYIGQRNYNTELLVDMVRQQFKKNIHETDPEKIQKFKDDAARGLINHILYESETMSGRKFSKSPPKRA